In Dethiosulfovibrio salsuginis, one DNA window encodes the following:
- a CDS encoding peptide chain release factor 3, protein MNFNNSSDLKRQIERRRTFGIISHPDAGKTTLTEKLLLFGGAITMAGAVKSRKSSKHATSDWMAIEQERGISVTSSVMKFEYKGYEINLLDTPGHKDFSEDTYRVLTAVDSAVMVIDSVKGVEEQTRRLMEVCRMRNTPIITFINKLDREGLSPLEILSDIEENLQIECAPLTWPIGMGKGFKGTYDLYKKELTLFRPGFESLRDQDGIAVIKDLNDPKLDQLIGIQAKDLRDDIALLEGAANPFDLDDYLKGCQTPVFFGSAVNNFGVREMLDSFVEIAPCPGPRKTTTRPVSPEEEEFSGFVFKIQANMDLAHRDRLAFMRVCSGRFYRGMKVKHHRIGKDVVLSNPTIFMAQDRELVEEAWPGDIVGIHNHGTIKIGDTFTDKEPLQYIGIPSFAPEHFRRVRLDSPMKSKQLQKGLIQLSEEGAIQVFKPITDNIFILGAVGVLQFDVAVARLKAEYSVEASYDSTSFSVARWVKCADPKKMAEFERAHQANLAKDSTDSLVYLAANSWDLKYVENHWPDVEFLKTCEHR, encoded by the coding sequence ATGAACTTTAATAATTCTTCAGATCTGAAGAGACAGATAGAACGTCGGAGGACCTTCGGCATAATAAGCCACCCCGACGCGGGAAAGACCACCCTCACCGAGAAGCTACTCCTCTTCGGCGGAGCCATAACCATGGCGGGGGCGGTCAAGTCCCGAAAGTCCTCCAAACACGCCACCAGCGACTGGATGGCCATAGAGCAGGAGAGAGGGATCTCGGTCACCAGCTCGGTGATGAAGTTTGAGTATAAAGGCTACGAGATAAATCTGCTGGACACCCCTGGGCACAAGGATTTCTCCGAGGACACCTACCGAGTCCTCACCGCCGTCGACAGCGCTGTTATGGTAATAGACAGCGTCAAAGGCGTCGAGGAGCAGACCAGACGGCTCATGGAGGTGTGTCGGATGAGGAACACTCCAATCATAACCTTCATAAACAAGCTGGACCGGGAGGGACTGTCCCCTCTGGAGATACTTTCGGACATAGAGGAGAACCTCCAGATAGAGTGCGCCCCTCTGACCTGGCCTATAGGCATGGGAAAAGGCTTCAAGGGAACCTACGACCTATACAAAAAGGAGCTCACCCTGTTCAGACCGGGATTCGAGAGCCTGAGAGACCAAGACGGCATAGCGGTTATAAAGGACCTGAACGACCCTAAGCTGGACCAGCTCATCGGGATCCAGGCGAAAGACCTCAGGGACGATATAGCCCTGCTGGAGGGGGCGGCAAACCCCTTCGACTTAGACGACTACCTTAAGGGCTGCCAGACGCCGGTTTTCTTCGGAAGTGCGGTCAACAACTTCGGCGTTCGGGAGATGCTGGACAGCTTCGTGGAGATAGCCCCCTGTCCGGGGCCCAGGAAGACCACGACCAGGCCCGTATCCCCGGAGGAGGAGGAATTCTCCGGCTTCGTCTTCAAGATCCAGGCCAACATGGACCTAGCCCACAGGGACCGTCTGGCCTTCATGAGGGTCTGTTCCGGCCGGTTCTACCGAGGGATGAAGGTAAAGCACCACCGAATAGGGAAAGACGTGGTCCTGTCCAACCCCACCATCTTCATGGCCCAGGACAGGGAGCTGGTGGAGGAGGCCTGGCCGGGGGACATTGTCGGCATCCACAACCACGGGACCATCAAGATAGGGGACACCTTCACCGACAAAGAGCCTCTTCAGTACATAGGCATACCGAGCTTCGCGCCAGAGCACTTCAGGAGGGTCAGGCTGGACTCGCCTATGAAGTCGAAACAGCTTCAAAAAGGGCTGATCCAGCTCTCCGAGGAGGGGGCCATACAGGTCTTTAAGCCTATCACCGATAACATATTCATACTGGGAGCGGTGGGAGTGCTTCAGTTCGACGTCGCCGTGGCGAGGCTTAAGGCGGAGTACTCGGTGGAGGCCAGCTACGACTCGACCTCCTTCTCCGTGGCCCGGTGGGTGAAGTGCGCCGACCCGAAGAAAATGGCGGAGTTCGAGAGGGCCCACCAGGCAAACCTAGCGAAAGACAGCACCGACAGCCTGGTCTACCTAGCGGCGAACAGCTGGGACCTGAAATACGTGGAAAACCACTGGCCCGACGTGGAGTTCCTGAAGACATGTGAACACCGCTAA
- a CDS encoding RNA-guided endonuclease InsQ/TnpB family protein: protein MKKAYKTELKMTEKQLEKLAKTIGVCRYLYNLYLQKAQDHYKETGEFLSGYSFDKWINNVHSKQDGFGWIKEVSSKARKKSIMNGECAYKKFFLKKAGFPRFKKKKNQDVKVYLPKNGETDWTAQRHRIKIPTFNFVRLKEFGYIPENAKVINGTLSIKAGRVFLSLLCDVPEPTIERAVAPGVGIDLGIKNFAALSDGSIYPNINKTSKVKRQEKKLKRESRALARKQNAKKKAGKTVGSGSSLIKKN, encoded by the coding sequence GTGAAAAAAGCATATAAGACAGAACTCAAGATGACGGAAAAACAGCTGGAAAAACTAGCTAAAACCATCGGAGTATGTCGTTATCTGTACAACTTGTATCTCCAAAAGGCACAGGACCACTATAAGGAGACCGGCGAGTTTTTATCGGGGTACTCCTTCGATAAGTGGATTAATAACGTACACTCTAAGCAAGATGGCTTTGGGTGGATCAAAGAGGTCTCGTCTAAAGCCCGCAAGAAATCTATTATGAACGGTGAATGTGCCTATAAAAAATTCTTCCTCAAAAAAGCTGGATTTCCTCGGTTTAAGAAGAAAAAGAACCAGGACGTGAAAGTTTACCTGCCTAAAAACGGTGAGACAGATTGGACTGCCCAGAGACACAGGATAAAAATACCTACCTTTAACTTTGTCAGGCTAAAAGAGTTTGGATATATCCCGGAAAACGCAAAGGTTATAAACGGAACTTTGTCCATAAAGGCAGGGCGTGTTTTTCTGTCCCTGTTGTGTGATGTTCCTGAGCCCACGATAGAGCGAGCTGTTGCCCCTGGCGTAGGGATAGACCTTGGCATAAAAAACTTCGCTGCCTTAAGTGACGGGAGCATCTATCCCAATATCAATAAGACCTCTAAGGTCAAAAGACAAGAGAAAAAATTAAAGCGGGAGAGTCGAGCACTGGCTAGAAAACAGAACGCAAAAAAGAAAGCCGGTAAAACCGTGGGAAGTGGCTCTAGCTTAATTAAAAAAAACTGA
- a CDS encoding IS607 family transposase, translating to MAVCIYEKLLKPKDVAEIFGVSVKTVQRWDVDKKLVAKRNPKGRRYYTQDQIDSFLSIQSPTDRKNVIYARVSSKSQSPDLKNQTDFLRQFANAKGCIVAEVVEDIGSGLNYKRPKWNDLLDQVIDGKIGQIYVTEKDRFIRFGFDWFASFVEKYGSEIVVVNNETLSPQKEVVQDLISIIDVFSCKVDGLRKYKNKLKGDDEL from the coding sequence ATGGCAGTATGTATATATGAAAAACTACTTAAGCCTAAAGATGTAGCGGAGATATTTGGCGTGTCCGTAAAAACTGTTCAGCGATGGGACGTAGATAAGAAGTTGGTGGCTAAAAGAAATCCTAAAGGAAGGAGATATTATACCCAGGACCAGATAGATAGTTTTTTAAGCATACAGTCGCCTACGGATAGGAAAAACGTTATCTATGCAAGGGTATCCAGCAAATCTCAATCGCCGGATTTAAAAAATCAGACCGATTTTTTAAGACAATTTGCCAACGCAAAAGGATGTATCGTGGCAGAGGTTGTAGAGGACATCGGGAGTGGTCTGAACTATAAAAGGCCAAAATGGAACGACCTCTTAGACCAGGTTATAGACGGTAAAATAGGTCAAATCTACGTGACTGAAAAAGACAGGTTTATCCGTTTCGGCTTTGATTGGTTTGCGTCTTTTGTGGAAAAATACGGTTCAGAGATAGTCGTGGTCAACAACGAAACTCTCTCCCCACAAAAGGAAGTAGTACAGGACCTTATCTCTATTATTGATGTGTTTTCATGCAAAGTGGATGGACTGCGAAAATACAAAAATAAGCTGAAAGGAGATGACGAGTTGTGA
- a CDS encoding AAA family ATPase has protein sequence MKASLDKLTIRGFKSIRSLENFRLKDINIFIGANGAGKSNLIEFFRLIKNVIDGNLNDYIRLGGGISDFLFDGRKRTSQMDFETYFGSRGYRFTVKPGAAENCLLTDEARFYDGRWQKSTENEDSEYSRSVYDGISSWQIYHFHDTSSTAGMRHYQIVQDDEKLRFDGSNVAPYLLRLKNRHPDEYREILDALGLVMPFFDDFILEPSSFGEREKVNLSWRQRGSDYPMQPYHLSDGSIRFICLATALLQPNPPSTIVVDEPELGLHPFAVALLAELIQNASCRTQLIVATQSPIFIDYFKVDDIVVVNRKDGSSTFDRLKEEEYREWLEDYSTGELWRKNLLSGGPSHE, from the coding sequence TTGAAGGCATCGCTGGACAAACTCACCATCCGAGGGTTCAAGTCGATTCGTTCCCTTGAGAACTTCCGTCTAAAGGACATTAATATTTTCATTGGGGCCAACGGAGCGGGAAAAAGCAACCTCATCGAGTTTTTCCGACTCATCAAAAACGTCATAGACGGAAACCTAAACGACTACATACGTCTAGGTGGAGGGATCAGCGATTTTCTCTTCGATGGACGTAAGAGGACGTCTCAAATGGATTTCGAAACCTATTTTGGATCGAGAGGATACCGTTTCACCGTAAAACCAGGAGCGGCGGAAAACTGTCTGCTTACCGACGAAGCACGCTTTTACGACGGCAGATGGCAAAAATCGACCGAAAACGAAGACAGCGAATACAGTAGATCGGTCTACGACGGCATATCGTCGTGGCAGATATACCATTTTCACGACACCAGCTCCACCGCTGGAATGAGACACTACCAGATCGTCCAGGACGACGAGAAACTCCGATTCGACGGATCGAACGTAGCACCATACCTTCTTCGGCTTAAAAACCGCCATCCCGATGAGTACAGGGAAATTTTGGACGCTCTAGGTCTGGTCATGCCTTTTTTCGACGACTTTATCCTTGAGCCATCTTCCTTCGGAGAGAGGGAGAAGGTTAACCTGTCCTGGCGACAGAGGGGATCGGACTACCCTATGCAACCCTACCACCTGTCCGACGGCTCTATAAGGTTCATCTGCCTCGCCACGGCTCTTCTACAGCCTAACCCTCCTTCCACCATAGTGGTGGACGAGCCAGAACTGGGCCTTCACCCCTTCGCAGTAGCCCTGCTTGCGGAGCTGATCCAAAACGCATCTTGCAGGACACAGCTTATCGTAGCCACCCAGTCTCCCATCTTCATAGACTATTTTAAGGTGGACGACATCGTCGTGGTCAACAGAAAAGACGGCTCTTCAACCTTCGATCGACTGAAGGAGGAGGAATACAGAGAGTGGCTTGAGGACTACTCCACCGGGGAACTGTGGCGTAAAAACCTCTTATCAGGAGGCCCTAGCCATGAATAA
- a CDS encoding DUF4276 family protein gives MNKYVELIALVEGSTEMAFVQNVLYDYLFTKNVFITPILISKSGQKGGDVKFERVKRDIEHHLKNRQDTYLTTLIDFYGIDTKWPGIDKASKQTTPSMKAIALNEGTMAKVKELFGKYEPERRFIPYVAIHEFESLLFSDGDILADRLGVSPQEVNKILTQCGEPENVNNSPHTAPSKRLQNLNPRFKKTTTGIAIAKEIGITKMREKCPVFNRWLDSIESLK, from the coding sequence ATGAATAAATACGTGGAGCTGATAGCTCTGGTGGAAGGCTCCACGGAGATGGCCTTCGTTCAAAACGTCCTCTACGACTACCTCTTCACGAAAAACGTCTTCATCACCCCTATACTGATATCCAAGTCAGGACAAAAAGGGGGAGACGTCAAGTTCGAGAGGGTAAAAAGGGACATTGAGCACCACCTAAAAAATCGACAGGACACCTACTTGACCACATTAATAGATTTCTACGGCATAGACACAAAATGGCCGGGCATCGACAAAGCGTCAAAACAAACGACTCCGTCGATGAAGGCCATAGCCTTGAACGAAGGGACTATGGCTAAGGTAAAGGAGCTTTTCGGCAAATATGAACCGGAGAGACGTTTCATTCCCTATGTAGCGATCCACGAGTTCGAGTCACTTCTTTTCAGCGACGGCGATATTTTGGCCGACCGACTCGGAGTTTCCCCTCAAGAGGTGAATAAAATACTTACCCAGTGCGGAGAACCGGAAAACGTGAACAACTCGCCCCACACCGCACCGTCGAAAAGGCTACAAAATCTGAACCCGAGGTTTAAAAAAACCACCACCGGGATCGCCATAGCCAAGGAGATAGGGATCACCAAGATGAGGGAGAAATGCCCAGTATTTAACCGCTGGCTGGACAGCATAGAGTCGCTAAAATAA
- a CDS encoding 3-isopropylmalate dehydratase large subunit, producing MKKTLAASVIAKHTNDNAKEGAICQVSVDFAFANDITAPPAINAMREMGRDRVFDKNRCAVVPDHFTPNKDIASAEQAKKCREFAHGQGMVYWEVGRAGVEHAMLPEKGYILPGDIVLGADSHSCTGGAMGAFATGMGSTDLAGAWATGKTWLMVPETVRVDFRGPISRQITGKDLILAVLREISVQGARYMALEFGGDGLESMSMDHRFTVANMAVEAGAKAGLFVPDSVTLDYARTRAARDFEPCYPDEGCPYAKRIEIDVEKLTPLVAAPHSPDNVHPASTFKDREIHQVFIGSCTNGRLEDMEAAASVLKGRSVHPSVRCIVIPASFEVYNECLDRGYIRTFTDAGAAVCTPTCGPCLGGHMGILAAGERCVSTSNRNFVGRMGHTESEVYLASPITAAWSAVKGHIADPAEEER from the coding sequence ATGAAAAAGACCCTCGCCGCCTCTGTCATAGCAAAACACACCAACGATAACGCTAAAGAGGGAGCCATCTGTCAGGTGTCGGTGGACTTCGCCTTCGCCAACGACATCACCGCCCCTCCCGCCATAAACGCCATGAGGGAGATGGGCCGAGACAGGGTATTCGATAAAAACCGGTGTGCGGTGGTGCCGGACCACTTCACCCCAAACAAGGACATAGCGTCGGCGGAGCAGGCCAAAAAGTGCCGGGAGTTCGCCCACGGTCAGGGAATGGTCTACTGGGAGGTCGGCAGGGCAGGGGTCGAACACGCTATGCTGCCGGAGAAGGGCTACATCCTCCCCGGGGACATAGTGTTAGGGGCGGACAGCCACAGCTGCACCGGAGGGGCTATGGGAGCCTTCGCCACCGGAATGGGCTCAACCGACTTAGCGGGAGCCTGGGCCACCGGAAAGACCTGGCTCATGGTCCCGGAGACGGTCCGTGTGGACTTTAGAGGCCCCATCTCAAGGCAGATCACCGGAAAGGACCTCATCCTGGCGGTCCTCAGGGAGATCTCCGTCCAGGGGGCCCGGTATATGGCCCTTGAGTTCGGCGGCGACGGCCTGGAGTCCATGTCCATGGATCACCGGTTCACCGTGGCGAACATGGCGGTGGAGGCCGGGGCCAAGGCGGGGCTCTTCGTCCCCGACTCGGTGACCCTGGACTACGCCAGGACAAGGGCGGCCAGGGACTTCGAGCCCTGCTACCCCGACGAGGGCTGCCCCTACGCGAAGAGGATAGAGATAGACGTGGAGAAGCTCACTCCCCTTGTGGCGGCGCCCCACTCCCCCGACAACGTCCATCCCGCCTCGACCTTCAAGGACAGGGAGATCCATCAGGTGTTCATAGGCTCCTGCACCAACGGAAGGCTTGAGGACATGGAGGCGGCGGCGTCGGTGCTGAAGGGCAGATCGGTCCATCCATCGGTGAGGTGCATAGTCATACCGGCATCCTTCGAGGTCTACAACGAGTGTCTGGACAGGGGCTACATAAGGACCTTCACCGACGCGGGAGCGGCGGTCTGCACCCCCACCTGCGGCCCATGCTTGGGGGGACACATGGGAATACTGGCGGCAGGGGAGCGGTGCGTATCCACCAGCAACAGGAACTTCGTCGGCAGGATGGGACACACAGAGAGCGAGGTCTACCTCGCAAGCCCTATAACAGCCGCATGGAGCGCCGTTAAAGGACATATCGCCGATCCGGCGGAGGAGGAGAGATAA
- a CDS encoding 3-isopropylmalate dehydratase small subunit yields the protein MTIGGNAWVFGDHIDTDVIIPARHLTTADPKILGAHCMEDADREFSSRISPGDVIVGGENFGCGSSREHAPIAIKGAGISCVVAKSFARIFYRNSINVGLPIFICPEGVKAISQGDKVTADMERGIIKNETTGQSWSVPPFPEYLRGIIAAGGLVPFIASKGA from the coding sequence ATGACCATAGGAGGAAACGCCTGGGTCTTTGGAGACCACATAGATACGGACGTCATAATACCGGCCAGACACCTGACCACCGCCGACCCCAAAATACTGGGAGCCCACTGCATGGAGGACGCCGATCGAGAGTTCTCGTCGAGGATATCCCCTGGGGACGTCATAGTTGGAGGGGAAAACTTCGGCTGCGGATCGAGCAGGGAACACGCCCCTATCGCCATAAAGGGAGCGGGAATCTCCTGCGTCGTGGCGAAGTCCTTCGCCAGGATATTCTACCGAAACTCCATAAACGTAGGGCTTCCCATCTTCATCTGTCCCGAGGGAGTGAAGGCGATCTCCCAGGGAGATAAGGTCACCGCCGACATGGAGAGAGGCATCATAAAGAACGAGACCACCGGTCAGAGCTGGTCCGTTCCGCCGTTCCCCGAATACCTTCGTGGGATCATAGCCGCTGGGGGGCTGGTTCCCTTCATAGCGTCGAAGGGAGCGTAG
- a CDS encoding isocitrate/isopropylmalate dehydrogenase family protein: MNVKTIAQIGGDGIGPEVVKQGRKAADAAMAGSGTELRWREFPWGAGHYRSTGEILPENAVEELSHCDSIYLGAIGDPSVKPGVLERGILLTLRFAFDMYVNLRPARAFPKVPIPIEGAAEKGIDLLVVRENTEDLYMGLGGTGDGEIDQIIEAKRGLYNLTGHVSMSTGHRMALQMGIATEPAVRRITATACGYARGRGERSILLATKANAMPHLYGFWEEIAADEAKGQGMAMETMNVDAMCYHAVRRPWEFGTILCPNLFGDIVSDLFAGITGGLGVAAGGNQGDGIGMFEPIHGSAPDIAGTDSANPLAAILSASLMLRSLGEGKGATAIERAVETFLNESDQDRLPKEMGGQAGTEEIGDSVASIIERDREGKQP; the protein is encoded by the coding sequence ATGAACGTAAAGACCATAGCCCAGATCGGCGGGGACGGCATAGGGCCGGAGGTTGTAAAACAGGGGCGAAAGGCAGCGGACGCCGCCATGGCCGGGAGCGGGACCGAGCTCCGCTGGAGGGAGTTCCCATGGGGGGCGGGGCACTACCGTTCCACCGGGGAGATACTGCCGGAAAACGCCGTGGAGGAGCTCTCCCACTGCGACTCCATATACCTGGGGGCCATAGGGGACCCATCGGTGAAGCCCGGGGTCCTGGAGAGGGGCATACTGCTCACACTCCGCTTCGCCTTCGACATGTACGTCAACCTCAGGCCAGCCAGGGCCTTCCCCAAGGTCCCTATCCCCATAGAGGGAGCGGCGGAGAAAGGCATAGACCTGCTGGTGGTTCGGGAGAACACCGAGGACCTCTACATGGGGCTAGGTGGAACCGGCGACGGCGAAATAGACCAGATCATCGAGGCAAAGAGGGGCCTTTATAACCTCACAGGCCACGTATCCATGAGTACCGGCCACAGGATGGCCCTCCAGATGGGGATAGCCACCGAGCCAGCGGTCAGGAGGATAACCGCCACGGCCTGCGGCTACGCCAGAGGCCGTGGGGAGAGATCCATCCTTCTGGCCACCAAGGCCAACGCCATGCCCCACCTCTACGGATTCTGGGAGGAGATAGCCGCCGACGAGGCCAAGGGCCAGGGGATGGCAATGGAGACCATGAACGTGGACGCCATGTGCTATCACGCAGTGAGACGGCCCTGGGAGTTCGGGACGATCCTCTGTCCCAACCTCTTCGGCGACATAGTCAGTGACCTCTTCGCAGGCATAACCGGAGGACTTGGGGTCGCGGCAGGAGGAAACCAGGGCGACGGCATAGGGATGTTCGAGCCCATCCACGGCTCCGCCCCAGACATAGCGGGAACCGACTCGGCCAACCCCCTGGCGGCCATCCTCTCCGCCTCCCTGATGCTCCGCTCCCTAGGGGAGGGCAAAGGGGCGACGGCGATAGAGAGGGCCGTCGAGACCTTCTTAAATGAGAGCGACCAGGACCGCCTCCCTAAGGAAATGGGAGGACAGGCAGGCACCGAGGAGATAGGCGACTCAGTCGCCTCCATAATAGAGAGAGACCGAGAGGGGAAACAGCCATGA